Proteins encoded within one genomic window of Hermetia illucens chromosome 2, iHerIll2.2.curated.20191125, whole genome shotgun sequence:
- the LOC119649719 gene encoding uncharacterized protein LOC119649719, whose translation MFLRKLCRNTVVPAKQQSDATSASQSQESNKVRSKARSCGNLVDAPVVENRRIINNHIGQNQNIPASPPPSYSARYPSPNLHRGYQDNDTSDSDESSTGDRLSRSNLRGVYCPDLLHACSLILPSQQYEDHLQRNSLGRSLSLSSVEYAEIDEVCDTFSRINHNDHASPVSNNNQQSPGQGEKERCLASSSSDQAMGQNLSLRRPRISLTWVLREQQQQSNSNETTGDKSNVDNKKVKSKAKDEKLFNEKFVGNHNLQEYQEKREPSKELLFVCTPQKHNQFATEDRRISKLRYTTVQQRKSENIDELKSLKGTYSEPSLIAASEGNQRRHRHRKRRDRNRVQKFGYEIRNVDEFLSKCSLSSPGNIPVVLSSSSTLYQTRPGGYQIEIPLPLGMVVNAVFKNQNWLYVQTPHAEEGYVGYASCLPLGILPPAIRTTPTSRPTPCWENTGDVFPRPCGNMTDSEKEIRLRGGTRSEGARTPRLRKTPVKTYGEHHVDKLYLRAASQPRLAEKSFAQLKPTQTYTSTKCNNDEYVVLQHRARIAQQQTANGGSKCRSLRQTLVAITDDYCNGSIVVQKGEIVTLLECRETKDRKQWFYVKKNEGQKGFIPAEVAGHGFL comes from the exons CAAAGCAACAATCTGACGCCACTAGCGCATCACAATCTCAGGAGTCGAATAAAGTCAGGTCCAAAGCAAGAAGTTGTGGGAATTTGGTGGATGCTCCAGTCGTCGAAAATCGAAGAATAATCAACAATCACATAGgacaaaatcaaaatattccagCGTCGCCACCACCATCGTATTCTGCAAGATACCCATCTCCAAATCTACACCGAGGCTATCAAGATAATGATACCAGCGATTCAGATGAAAGTAGCACCGGAGATAGATTATCTAGATCGAATCTAAGAG GTGTTTACTGCCCTGATCTCCTCCATGCTTGTTCTCTAATCTTACCATCACAACAATATGAAGACCACCTACAACGTAATTCCCTAGGACGTTCACTCTCCCTATCGTCCGTTGAATATGCCGAAATCGACGAAGTTTGCGATACATTTTCTCGAATTAACCATAACGATCATGCTAGTCCTGTATCCAATAACAACCAACAGTCTCCTGGTCAGGGAGAAAAAGAAAGATGTTTAGCCAGCAGCTCTTCGGATCAGGCAATGGGTCAAAACTTAAGCCTACGTAGGCCACGCATCTCTTTAACTTGGGTACTACGCGAGCAACAGCAACAATCGAACTCAAATGAAACCACAGGAGACAAGTCAAATGTCGACAACAAAAAAGTTAAAAGTAAAGCTAAGGACGAGAAACTATTCAATGaaaagtttgttggaaatcacAACTTGCAGGAGTATCAAGAGAAGAGGGAACCATCCAAAGAACTGCTTTTTGTCTGCACACCACAGAAGCACAACCAATTTGCAACGGAGGATCGACGAATAAGCAAACTTAGATACACAACTGTACAACAAAGGAAGTCAGAAAATATCGACGAATTGAAATCTTTGAAAGGAACTTACTCGGAACCTAGTCTGATAGCGGCGAGCGAAGGAAACCAGCGACGTCACCGCCATCGTAAAAGGCGTGATCGAAATCGTGTTCAAAAGTTCGGCTATGAAATTCGCAATgtggacgaatttttgtcgaaATGTTCACTTTCCTCGCCAGGAAATATTCCTGTAGTCCTGTCATCGTCAAGCACCTTATACCAAACGCGTCCTGGAGGATACCAAATCGAGATACCACTCCCCTTAGGCATGGTTGTGAACGCTGTATTCAAAAATCAGAATTGGCTTTATGTTCAAACTCCACACGCTGAAGAAGGATACGTAGGCTATGCTTCCTGCCTGCCTCTGGGGATACTTCCACCCGCTATCCGAACCACTCCAACCTCAAGACCAACTCCTTGTTGGGAGAATACAGGCGATGTGTTCCCGCGCCCTTGCGGCAACATGACTGACAGCGAGAAAGAGATCCGGTTACGAGGTGGAACTCGCTCAGAAGGTGCAAGGACACCGCGATTGCGTAAAACTCCAGTGAAAACTTACGGTGAACATCATGTGGATAAACTGTACTTGCGGGCTGCAAGTCAACCCCGCTTAGCAGAGAAGTCATTTGCCCAACTCAAACCAACTCAGACTTACACTTCCACAAAGTGTAACAATGATGAGTACGTTGTCCTTCAGCATAGAGCCAGGATTGCTCAGCAGCAGACAGCGAATGGAGGATCAAAATGTAGGAGTCTTCGTCAAACTTTGGTTGCTATTACGGATGACTATTGTAACGGAAGTATTGTCGTTCAAAAAGGTGAAATTGTTACGTTGCTGGAGTGCAGGGAGACAAAGGACAGGAAGCAGTGGTTCTATGTTAAGAAGAATGAAGGTCAGAAAGGATTTATTCCGGCCGAAGTAGCAGGACATGGATTTCTTTAG